A genomic segment from Syngnathus scovelli strain Florida chromosome 3, RoL_Ssco_1.2, whole genome shotgun sequence encodes:
- the LOC137840150 gene encoding brevican core protein-like — MLFSIDGVTWHRHPVQPSVGTYILTRPVFAQYVRLLPMFLGLRFDVFGCTSDDSARDILCSSRATDLSLDGPMTVRCPLGCAQARYRVYGTRIYEQDSNVCAAAIHSGVIEIGGDVTLQKRPPQKVYNGSTCNGITSKVYTDEHAPSPSYTFADPEPRCLGPDWEEFADFCYKRFNDTKKWHDAQQSCRSLDANLVSIRSEAEQDWLHELVKHAPGDTWTGLKDPVNLGRFVWSDRREVTFTNWAPGKPTGLMENCVATLSQSGKWKMVSCMELNGYVCKMPTAR; from the exons ATGCTGTTCAGTATTGACGGAGTGACTTGGCATCGCCACCCAGTACAG CCTTCTGTGGGGACGTATATTCTAACCAGGCCCGTGTTCGCCCAGTACGTCCGCCTCCTGCCAATGTTTTTGGGCCTACGCTTTGACGTCTTTGGGTGCACGTCTGACGACAGCGCTCGCG ACATCTTATGCAGCAGCAGAGCCACCGACCTCAGCCTCGACGGTCCAATGAC GGTCCGGTGCCCACTGGGCTGCGCCCAAGCCCGCTACAGGGTCTACGGAACACGGATCTACGAACAG GACTCAAACGTCTGCGCGGCTGCTATTCACTCTGGCGTCATTGAGATTGGAGGAGATGTGACTTTGCAGAAGAGACCGCCACAGAAAGTCTACAACGGCTCCACCTGTAACGGAATCACCTCGAAAGT ATATACTGACGAACATGCTCCGTCTCCGTCTTACACTTTTGCTGACCCGG AGCCGAGATGCTTgggacctgactgggaggagTTTGCGGACTTCTGCTACAAACGTTTTAATGATACAAAGAAGTGGCACGACGCTCAACAGTCCTGCAGGAGTCTCGATGCCAATCTAGTGTCCATTCGCTCCGAGGCTGAGCAGGATTGGCTGCACGAACTCGTGAAGcatg CCCCCGGAGACACGTGGACCGGACTGAAGGACCCGGTCAATCTCGGCAGATTCGTGTGGTCGGACCGTCGGGAGGTGACCTTCACCAACTGGGCTCCGGGAAAACCTACCGGCCTGATGGAGAATTGCGTGGCCACCTTGAGCCAG TCTGGCAAATGGAAGATGGTGTCCTGCATGGAATTAAACGGCTACGTGTGTAAGATGCCCACAGCGCGTTAG